The Elaeis guineensis isolate ETL-2024a chromosome 5, EG11, whole genome shotgun sequence DNA segment cgccgacatatttgcttggtcggcggcAGATATGTCAGGCATCCCCCTGGAGACGATAACGCACCGACTCAACGTCGACCCGAcggtgaggccggtgaggcagaagaaaaggtcttttgctcccgaaagacagaaggccattgacgaagaagtggacaagctactcgaggcgggcttcatcagagaagctgcaTATCCTgagtggctcgccaatgttgtcatggtcaagaaggccaacggaaagtggaggatttgtatcgattacaccgacttgaatcgggcctgtccgaaggacagctttccacttccaaagatcgaccaactggtggacgcgacgtccggatttcgactgctcagcttcatagatgccttcgtcggatacaatcagatccggatggtgcctgaggacgaggagcacactgcctttgtgacccccaagggcctctactgctaccgagtaatgcccttcgggctgaaaaataccggtgccacctaccaatgactcgtcaacaaggtcttcaaagaccaaatcgggtgcaacatggaagtatatgtcgACGATATGCTGGTAAAAAGTGCGCGAATTTCGGATCATGTCCGGGATCTTGAAGAAACTTTCCGCGCTCTAtgacgacaccggatgaagctgaacccgaccaagtgcgccttcagagcaacctcggggaagttcctcggattcttcgtctcgcaacgaggaatcgaggccaacctcgagaaaatcaaggccatcatcgacatgcggcacccggacATCAAGAAGGAAGTCCAGCAGCTGAATGGAAAAATCATCGCCCTCAGTcggttcatctctcggtcggctgaaagatgcctcccgttcttcaaaaccttgcggCAGGCCAAGCAATTCTCTTGGTCGGACGAGTGCCGGCAGGCTttcgaggaactgaagaagtACCTCACCTCTCCGCCACTCCTTGTGAGACCGGAGGTCGGGGAGGTCCTGTACCTCTACTTGGCCACTTCCCCGGAGGCGGTTAGTTCTgtgctcgtccgggagaacgagaACCGGGTTCATCAACCAATATATTatgtcagcaaggtgctccacgaagctgagaCTCGGTACTCAAAGGTAGAGAAAATGATTTTTGCTCTAGTCATTTCGGTACAGCGACTCCGTCCGTACTTCCAAGCACAcgccattgtggtcctcaccgaccagcccctgagggccatcttgcaccgccctgacacatcaggacggctggcgaaatgggctgtgagactgggcgaattcgacatccagtaccggCCACGACCCGCCCTCAAAGCTCAGggtctggccgacttcatcgccgaatgtccGACGACCGACCTGCCATCGGAGGAGGGGGACCCCGTGGAGGTCGGGACCTCCGACTGTGACCCCGATCCGGCCTGGGTATTGCACATCGATGGGgcttccaacgctcgagggagcggggccggttTCCTGGTCACCAACTCGGTGGGGGTGGTCACTgaacacgccctccgattcgactttaaggcctccaacaatcaggccgagtaCGAGGCACTCGTCGCGGGGTTGAAATTAGCACTGGAGCTCGGGATAGATCgtctcaaagtcttctccgactcccaactgATCGTCGGACAGACCAAAGACGAGTTCGAaacacgagatccgaccatggccaaataccaCCAAAAGGTGAAAGATCTCGTGGTGCCTTTCGGGTACTTcgggatctcccacatccccagggcggaaaatgctcgggccgacgcgcTCTCCAGGCTCGCGACGTCCGACTATGGCGCCTTGGGCTGGACCTTCGTGCAAAATCTTGAGCGGCCGAGCATCGATGAGGTCGAGGAAGTACTACAATTAGCGGCAGGGcagagctggatggacccgatcactCAGTACCTGACCGATGGATCTGTCCCCGAAGACCCTGCgaaagccaaacgactccggtggGTGGCTTCCCAGTACGTAATGATCAACGACCGActgtacaaaaggtcgttctccctttccttactcaggtgtttgggaccgaccgacgcagattatgctctccgagaagtgcacgaaggaatctgcgggagtcacttggggggcaaatccttagcctacaaggtcctgcggcagggttactattggcccaccatgaggaaggacgcgactgagttggtccggaggtgtgaaccatgccagaagtacgccaacgtacaacaccgaccagccagccagATCACCCCTATTgttgctccgtggcccttcgctcagtggggggtcgacattctcggtcctttccctccagcatcaggccaaagaaagttcatagtcgtcgccatcgactacttcaccaagtgggtggaggccgagcccctgacgcagattaccgaacgaaagatggaggacttcgtccaaaaatccatcatcttcaggttcggattgccgcataccattatcaccgacaatgggcgacaattcgacaaccaagacttcagagacttctgcgcgagatttcacatcacgcaccgactgacttcagtcgggcacccacagtccaatggcgaagtcgaggtgactaaccggaccatactacacgagctcaaaacccgactaaatgaagccaaaggcctctgggtccacgagctgggctccgttctgtgggcttaccggacgaccccccgcgttccgaccggggagtcgcctttcagcttagcctacgggacggaggcgatgataccactcgagattgggctgccattcaccagggtcgagcggtatcaagagtcggacaactctgattgccggagagccgacctagacctcctccccgagctacGAAAccaggctcaacttcgcatggcttcataccgacagaggatagcccggtattacaatgccaaggtcaagccaaagcttttcaggcctggggacttagtcctgagaaaggcagaagtctcgaagcccctagaccgagggaagctggctccgaactgggaagggccctacatggtgacggacacctacgggccaagggcttaccgactggaaactttggaagggaaacccattccccgaccTGGAATGCCGATAatttgaagttgtatcaccaatgagctTTGTACCTATTCATTTGGAATGCAAAATCGGTTCCAAGGTTCGAAATTTtcactcttcgactgacgatcggcgctcGCCAAAAAGGTCGAGTTTCGATATCCCGGCTCGGACTTAATGTCCACGTGGAACCgacggcccgatcgccgacgacacatcggacgcTCACGAGGGCCGAATCGCCCACAACAACGGGAGTTAGCACCCCTTCTACGGTCAAACTTTCGGGCTAAACGATCGGCTAACCTGCCGGCTGAGCCTCGACCAAAGAAAGGCGTAACGCCTACGCGGCCGACGTCACGACTTACCGACTGAGCtatggccggtcgaaggatattcggcttaccatcgtCTATCATGCGAAGCGATCactgtcgcattcatgactcaccgaccgagaTACGGACGGTCgggagatattcggcttaccgcCGATTGTCACACGGCGCCACACAACCGCCCGACCAAAGTCTGGGTGAGGGGAACTCGACTTACCATCGCCTTCCCGACCAGACGCATCGACTGCGTGCGACAATATAGCAGACGCGGTCTGACCGATCAATCGGACGACATTCGGGTCATCGGGATGCGCCCAAAAGTCGGTCGACTTTCTTCCCCACAAACGACCTTCGACTCCGCCAGTGCGGCCGACTCGGCGCACTCGTGCCTTAAAGTCGGTCGACCCCCAACCCACGCCAGGACGACGTACGTTTGACTCTGGCATTCGGTTCACGGCCTAACGACGGATGTTCGGTCTAGGTCCTGAAATGGGCGATCAGTGGTCGGGGTTCATCTTGCTTATCACACACTGAACCACCGACTATCTCAACTAACGACCCGGGGTGATGATTGGGTGTCCTAATGCGGCACGCCGAGACTGCTCCCTTCGACCTTATGACCCCGCGATTACAAGCACATCCCAGCAGACAGGAAAAGGAAGTCGAAAGAGAAACTAAAAAGTTCTTAAGTTCATTCAGTTACAAAATCGGGCCGAAGTCCGGTTACAAGTGTGCTAAGAAAAACAAAAACGATAAAAGAGGACGAGGCCACGATCATCCTTCCGAGTCAATCTTCTCGACTGACGGAAGCTCGGGGATGAACGGTGTGTCCACCGCGATCGGCACTGGATCGATGGCCGAAACAGGATCGTCGATCAGCGATGGACTGGCGGTCGGCACCGGATCACGGGTCGCGGCCTGGCCAGAAGTCACGGCCATCTGTTCCTGGATGGCCTCTCCCGCCACGGCGACGcctcccgacgacgggtcggccatctcttcagtAGCCTGGTCCTCGACCCCCGGTGGGACGATGccgctgaggtccagctctgggtacagggcttggactgcatcccgaccatcctcgtaccccacccggtacgacgcgaaGCCGGACTCCAATAGCTCCTCTCGGTACCGGTCGGAGCCACGGAAGTCGTCCGGCACCCGACCGCCTGACACCGAGTCGTCCGGCACCCGACcgcctgacaccgaatcgtccggcacccgaccgCCTGACACCGagtcgtccggcacccgatcgcctGGCACCAGATTGTTTGAAGTCCCATCATCGAATAACGGGACGTCTGACGTCGACCTGACCGGACCATCTGTCGGTGAGATCGGCAAACTCGGTCCAGGACGCAGCaaggaatccactcctttcgcttgCGTGGTGACGCGGGCTAATGCGATgtcaggctcaggagtgggggggcaactgttggggtataccgaccgaccaaccgatcgaccgaccgactgaccggtcgatcgaccgaccgaccgactgactgaccgaccgaccgaccgatcgaccgaccgaaggtacgtcggtcgggcagaccctttctGCCCTACCGACAAACTGCACCAGGGGGTCCGGTGCCCGACTCCCACGACGTGCCCGACTCCcccgacgtgcccgactgaccgtagGAGGAGTCCGAAGCTCTACCCGATGCCCCTCggctggccaccgacccaaggTCGAACGGCTCCTCCAGGCACCGTACTATCGCCAGaggctgtcagtcctgacaacggcatgcggcgctACTGCCTagcggcattatcccgcctatggcatggtcaaccctagtgatttgacggcccAATGGTGAGTTGACATCTTTACGACGACTCTAACATTCTACAGTGAATTCACAATTCTCCAATTGtccgtgccattaatgacggcgccataccgtgctccactatatatatcggggaaggcaacagtgctagggggGCCAGAAAACTCTCAGgtttgctccctctctctctctctctcgattgagctctctgtcttcatttcactgttgcccagtctcctccctgacttgaccgtcggaagaTCCCCGCCGGAGCTGCTCCGGTCAATGTGGacttttttttgcaggcgctcgttcccgacgactaggcgacgaggggattggccgcaacaacagTTATATCCAACAATTTATAATAACCAAAGTCATCCCGaggtttatttttattcaagaatTTATAATAGATGTTAATCAAACCACTAATCATAAATGAGATAGAAATATCATATCAaaacaatctaaaataaaaaaataaatattaagtgATATATCAATCatctaaacataaaaatatatgcttttttTTTCCATTCAAGAGCAAAGTCAACTTTTTCACATAAGATAAATGATTTTGCTaacattattattataattggtgtaaacataaattttataaaCTATGAAGTGTAGGTGTAATGAATataaatctcaaaaatatttttataatttattttattttttaaaaaataagtagatatttgatttgattttatacaaagaaaaattacaATTGGTGCCTTCTCATTTGAAAATGGGAGACTACGAAGGGGCAACAATTTAGCTCGCATCCACATTGTAACTTAACATGAGGCTGCGAGCATTTTAAGAGACAATGCAAGCTTTAAAGGAATTTGAACTTCACTTCAGACGAACAAATATAATTCATTCTCCAGAAAAGGATTGAAGGATGAAAATCTAATAGATGTGTTCTTCTACTATATTCAAAAGAGTGTTTGGATGGCACCTGGGTGCTTGGACCATCATATTGCTTGTGGCGATCTCTCTATCTTTTCATATTTGATCTTACTTTCTCTGTTTAATCTTGAGCTGTATATGGACTGGATGTTTATTGATGGTTTCATGTATTTTTGTCAAAAGAAATCATTGAAGAaaacaaatagaagaaaaagagagaaagaaggaacaAGGGAAAAAATAGGATTATCTAAAACAATGATGCATAGAGGTAAAAAAAATGAGAGGATCAAAAGAAATTGAGTGGAAAAGgataatttaaaaagaaaaaaaggaaaagtcaAAAGTAGagagataagagaaaaagaaatatcTAACCTTTGTTCTTCTATATGTGCAGGTATTATCTGATGCTTATGATACTTTATTGCTACTTATTTGCACTATGAAATTTATCATTCATGTTATTAAATTTTTGCTGCTGGGTGATCTTCAAAGTTTTACTCCAATGTTCCATGTTCTTCAAAGGAGATTGTTTGAACCTTCTTGCATTATATTTAACAAAGTCGCTACAGGAAGTCTTCCAATCATCTTGTACTTGATGTTTGCTGCTTTATTCTTAGTTCACAAGGACCTATGTATACTTCTACATATTTCTATCATGACATATTACATACATCGGATTGTTGGTGACTACTTTTCAATACACTCAACACATGGGAATATCAGCTCTTATTATGGTATAATATCATGTTTCTCATTGTTGCTGTTCGACTGTCTCCTTCAACAGTCTTGGCGTTTGTATCGAGCTTCACATTTATCACCTTACATCAGCCATTTCATCATTGTTCAGCACTGATTACTGTTGTTCTGTTAAATGACATATACAAATTCCAGAATTCAGGTACTATTGGGCATCATATAGTTAAGAGTATTATCTTCATTTCATATCTGGAGGTTTTATGGATTTTCTTCAGAGGTCATCTATCCATGTTCACGTCTTGTTTTGTTCTATAGGACTAAATTTAAAGCTGCGTTCTATTTTCATGCAAGCTATGCTTCATGTATGATCATTCTGTCATTATATGAACTTCATAGTGGTATCTACCTTGTACAGACTCCTGCCACTGAGTAGTTAAGAAGGATTTTTGTTGGTCTATACCACATATAATTGCAAAGACAAAaaggagaaaaggaaaaaaaaaaaatgaaaagcatagaagaaaaaaaagaaacaagaaaagGAAATAAAAAAGCAAAAGAGAAACATGAAAATAGGAAAGTTTATTACTAACCTCTTTTGGGTTTTGTTGTAGGTTTCATTGGTAAATCCTTGTTTATCTCTTGTTATGGTCCTCCTATTCCATACTTTCACTTAGTTTAAAACACAACATACTGAGATTTGCAGTTTCTGGGAAGATACATATTTTCTTCTTGCATGGATTCTTCATACTTGTGGGTTTTTGTTTTTGGACTCTCAATATATTATGAGCTTTTGGTTATTTTCATTGAGCATCTCAGAACCTGATTACTATGCTAGCTTTAAACTTGAGGTTCCTCTATTCAACTTAATTAACGGGACTAACTTTAATGCTGTGCTCTGTCATCATACAAGTTATACTTCAAGACTAATTGTTCCGTCATTTTATGAACACTGCTACATTATCAGAAGTAGGGAGACTCTTCTAATCATACTTTGCATATATGGCACCTCAGTTAGTTGCTTGCTCGTATATGAACAGATTCTCAGAAGGCTTATTTCTGAAGATCTTCTTATACGTCCTCAATAATTACTGTTCAAGCAATCATCTTTTGGAGTTTGGCAATCGTCATCCTTTACCTCCACAACAGTTTGGCTATCTCTTGTTTCAGGTCTATGAGAATATGCAGCCTTGTTACATACTGCTTTCTGTCTATCTGAATGGTGGCTtatgtttatatatattattgattCAATCCTTTGTAATGATCTGCTTATTTTGGGTACTATATCAATATGTATCTGTAACAGCATTACACTAATGATAATATAGCATAAGATgctcttttaccaaaaaaaaaaaaggaaatttgAACTGAATcaaatagatattttattttctatgctTCATGATTATGAGGTAATTTTTGTAGTATCATTAGGTAAGAAAACATTTCTATCATTTGAATGAGATTCACGTAAGCATGAGCACAGACCTCGTTAGCATATCTCTTGTAGGAAACCATGTTGCCACCATACGGAGAAACAAGAAGGTAAACAACGACTAAGTACTAACCATGCCTTGGACTTGAACACTCGTCCAGGTCGACCAAGACTCGGCGATTTTGTATGTTAATTACTTAATCATGTTTTTGCTCGTAACGGATGGTTCGGTGCTGCATGCTTCCGGTCCAAGCGTGCACGGGCATTCAATTGTTGTAGCTCTCCAATAAAGGCCACCGGTCCACTTCTAACATGCTGTAAAAATTCGAACAACATTTCTTAGAACAAAAGATACTGACTTATAGATCTTGCAAAAGCCGCTTCAACATATCAGAGCCGACAGCATGTTAGAGctagtcctctctctctctctctctaagataGATTATTCAAACTCTTCTAGCACCGatatattcaaaataattagaaaataaaatatctttaaacAGATTAGGAACATGTTGGCCCAAAAAAATGATCCTGAATGCTCCGCAACAAAAACAGCTATCCAATCAGCCGTGTTCCATCTCCCAAAAAATATGCTTTATGATTTGATCTACACAATCCGATAGCAGAGCCGCAATAACCCGCAAGAGGATGTGGCTGGTTATAAAGATGAAATGGAGACCCAGGGAGAGGGAAGGTTCACTTGCCAAGCGCTCATATGGTTTCCCGATTCCAAGACAGACTCTTTAATTTAGTGTAATGGCAATTGGTTTAGCTACCACAGCCTGGACATGAGGTGCAAAAACTGAAGTGGTGGTATGCATCATGATAGAAAGAGTGATTCGCTTGTCCAACTATCTCTAAGCCATGTTTCAGACATAACAGCTAGAGCCATCTTCATATCTTGCCAATAGTTTTCCCTACCTTCCAACTTTTCTAAAAGAAAGTTGTAGCtaataaatttttcatacaaTCAACCATGTTGAAAATAAAGGAAAAGTGggggaaaataaaaaaaacttcTAATCATTTTAAAGTCTTAAGACAACTCAGTATAGCTGTTCTTGAAAAAACTAGGAGAGATTTTACAATCCAACTTCTGAAGTACATCAGTTTGCTGGCATCACAGTTCCATCTGCATTGAACCTGCCATCCGTTCATATTGACAAGAAGTAAATCAGTGGGGTCATGCCCAGGTGGCTCACGATTTAGAATCAACAAATTGTAGCCTTATAAAAGGAACTAAAGTAAAAATAGATAGCAAATAATTCTGATATATAGGGGGGATGCCTCTGTTGAAGTTAGGaaattaaatccatgatgaacacAAATAATCAAAATCCCTCAAAGGTTTTGAGGTGCAGGAGAGAAAAAACTCAGCAGGAACAATCAAGTACTTTCTTAGACATTAACAATCATAAAAGTCTAAATTGGTGAAAACTTGATCTGATAAAAGAAACCTAGGACTTTACCCCAAACATTCTTTCACCTGGCATCCTCATGACCCATAATGCCCGTAGAAGTCGTTTGAACAATATGACCAATCCGTGCATATTGAAACACGGGAATGCGTATGAAGCTTAAACATCCTCCTGGAAATCATTTCTGAAATTGTAATCTGGGTACTTGTAACTAAGCTGTCTTGAAGGGAGCAGCCTTGGTGTCCCGGGTTCAGTTTTCTTCACACCAGCATTGAAGCGAGGACTGATGACACCACATTTGTTCAATTCCATTTAATTTAATCACTATTTCACAAGCCCTATAATCATCAACATAGTAGAAATATAACCTGCATGGATAAACAGGGGAATTCAAAGGTTATCAGGTAGTCACCTTCCCCCACCCAAACTTTCCTTGGATCGACCTCTAGTATGCACCGTTCACTGGTTCATGTGGTCTTGATTTCtttcaaagaagaaataaaaaggcaTAAGATAGATGATGAATGGTAAAAAGGTAACCATGTTTCTGCGTGACGAAGAGGTTTGGAGGATGGCGTAATCATTACTCGCCGCTTTCCCCGCCTCCCACATTGTACATGATTTTAGGGGCATCATTCAGAACGCTAACTCTCACCATTTTCTCTGCAAGCACTGGCAACTGATGTCCTGATGACATTCTATTTATCAAGAACTATAGTGGAAGAAGATAGCACGATGTTTTCTCCTCTGAAAAGTAGAAGCAGCAAGAAGTGAACTTCTAGCATTTATCTTGGTCATTCTTCAATACAAATGCAACTCTACAACTAATGTGCAGGAAATATACCTCTCACCAGTACCATTTATGCTCAAATGCGTATGGAGCAGATGGATAAATTTTAAAAGGAGCGGGGAAAGGAGGCATGACAGCTGCAAATATGAAACCTATTATCAAGACTGTAATATTTGCACGGTTACCAATAGGCTGAAAATAGAATGATCTGCCAATCGCTTCTAATTCACAAATGAttttaactattgatgaaaatCCAAGCAGGGATCATAAACAAGAACCGCTTTTTTATTTGTAGAATGTGGCTGAAAAAGTAAAACGAACTCTACCGCTCAATTTTCATTTGATGCTACCATCTTTACACAGAACCATGCACGACATATTAGAATAGTTCTTAGGGAGTGTGAGAAGAGCATAGGGACAAAAGATTAGCTACATAAGCAATCTTGTAGTGGTCACGTTAGGAATGACCATGGTGGCATGAGCTGTAAGGGGCTGCAATCAAAAGGTCATGACTTTATAGCTATTTAGTGTACTGCAAGCAAAAAATGAATAGGATTTAGTAATAGAAAAcacggagagaaaaaaaaaaagatgaataatATTGTTTTCTGCTGCCAATGTTCATGGATGCTATAGCAGCACAGTCACAGGAAAGCTGGTACTCTGACAGGGTGGGCAAGCTGTTTTTTGTAATAAACAACCAGGATCGACTGTTCATGAATCTGAAGCACGGATGGAATACTTTAATTCTTATATCACATCTCAATGAGGGTTCATCATTTCTCATTGTTAGATAAATGATATCCTCACCTATGAGCATAACTCCTTAATATATTTGCCACCTGTTAGGTGCTCATCAAGGAAGCTTGTTGGCTCTTCAAACCAGATCCAAGTGAGCGTTACTTGACATCTTGGAGCAGGAACCAGCAGATATAGTCAGTCTCTCAAGAACCAGTCCAGGCACTGAGAATACAAGTTCGCATTGCTAGAACAATGGATCAATTGCCTGGATAAATCATGGATGTCAAATGTATAGAACCTACAGAATCTTGCCTTTCCTATTTTCTCCTAATTAAATGAAGTAGaccatatcatatttatataaatagatgagAGCTTGCGTTATCACTCAAATGATTAGTTCCATGAGTTTATTGGCTTGTTTAGCAACTTATTTTTCTGATGATACTAAACATTTGAAGACAAATTACCAAGGATCCGTTTGATTAGAATACGTCAGATTATagaataatttatttattcttaaaaactatttatttaaaaataattatgaaagaaaataatttttattatatttgattgataGCAAAATTATcctaaaaaatgatattaaaaaaagatTATTACGTTTGATTAGAGATAAATCTATGTAAAGATAtgatcaaaattataaatatatttttggacataaaattaattttttaatataaaaataatattatcatcttcaataaatttttatataatgactataattatATAATCCTTTATATGATATCAtttctatcttaatttttttataaaaatttttattgattaaatttataaagatatgagaataaatataataattacaTATACAATTTTATTgagatatttttatgaaatataaattattatcatttcaaaatttatcaaatatcatgatatttattttacatTTTCTCTTCGAAAAATAAGTATTAGACCCATCAATTTTTAttatcatctctcttttttttatatatatattaaatataataatttaacatACAAATCATTTTTCCATACCAAATTACCTACAACCAAACGACCCCTATGAGAAAATTATAGGACTTTATCCAAATTTGGTTCCATAAAATTAATAGCTTGGCAAGGAACTGAATTTCTACAGTGACATCAAATGTTTTAAGATTAAATAttagtaaaaaattataattagtaaCTTGATCCAAATCATCTGTCTCCAAAAAGTCTTGCATATTCCGACGAATGcagttctttttttttattttgcactCTTGTTTCAAGCATCACCACCAATACACACGTCCCAGTCAGCAAATATGGATCCAATTTGTTtgcgggggaaaaaaaaaagctccAATTTTTAGCACGAGGCTGAACAAGGAGTTAAAGGTAAATGCAACCCCTAGAAGTTCCACTTACAAATACTACAACACAatcaatttgaattaaaaatacaaAGAAAGAGATTTCAAGAGTCATCAATCCCAGTCAAATGATGCTGAAATTTCAATGCTCCAACGGTCCATCAGTATCTTAATAATGccttcactattttttttttaaaaaaaattgttttcCATCTCTCCTTGCAAAAAACTACTGTAATTTGAGAATGCAGACGTAATCATCCACACCATCCAATTGTTTTATTAGTCCTTATACCAGTTTCGGAAGGCTCCGGTGCCGCTGGACGTGGTGGTTTTGGTTCTCTCGGTTTAGCAGGATCAACAAAAATAACCCATCCATCCAGAAATTTAGCATTCATCCCATGCCGTGCTTTGTCAGCCTCTTCTATGGTAGCATACCTGACAAAAGCAAAGCCCTTGGACCTCCCTGATACCCTATCGGTAATAACCTttgctgaaaaaaaaaagaaaaaaaaaaaggatagccATGTTGCTAATACTTTCAGGTTCCTGTGTACA contains these protein-coding regions:
- the LOC140857818 gene encoding uncharacterized protein, producing the protein MAISAMKRGLRVSRFTYSLDKTPPPNAKQFSWSDECRQAFEELKKYLTSPPLLVRPEVGEVLYLYLATSPEAVSSVLVRENENRVHQPIYYVSKVLHEAETRYSKYRPRPALKAQGLADFIAECPTTDLPSEEGDPVEVGTSDCDPDPAWVLHIDGASNARGSGAGFLVTNSVGVVTEHALRFDFKASNNQAEYEALVAGLKLALELGIDRLKVFSDSQLIVGQTKDEFETRDPTMAKYHQKVKDLVVPFGYFGISHIPRAENARADALSRLATSDYGALGWTFVQNLERPSIDEVEEVLQLAAGQSWMDPITQYLTDGSVPEDPAKAKRLRWVASQYVSLVNPCLSLVMVLLFHTFT